A stretch of Oncorhynchus kisutch isolate 150728-3 unplaced genomic scaffold, Okis_V2 scaffold2801, whole genome shotgun sequence DNA encodes these proteins:
- the LOC109879211 gene encoding troponin I, slow skeletal muscle isoform X2, producing the protein MNPKLIDKPKSKITASRKLSLKIMLLTRAMEQLEQETQDRDEEKLSYLGERLPPLQFSGLSLAELQDLCKQLHGKIDVVDEERYDCEAKVTKHNKDIHELKLKVQDLGGKFKKPALRKVRVSADEMMRALLGTKHKGSMDLRSNLKSVKKEDTNKDKDKVLTSEVTDWRKNVEAMSGMEGRKKMFDASGGQ; encoded by the exons ATGAATCCCAAGTTAATTGACAAG CCGAAGTCGAAGATTACGGCTTCGCGTAAGCTCTCCCTGAAG ATCATGCTGCTCACCAGGGCGATGGAGCAGCTGGAACAGGAGACGCAGGACAGGGATGAGGAGAAACTGAGCTACCTGGGAGAGCGACTGCCCCCCTTGCAGTTCTCTGGACTGTCATTGGCTGAGCTACAG GACCTATGTAAGCAGCTCCATGGAAAGATAGATGTGGTAGATGAGGAGAGATACGACTGTGAGGCCAAAGTGACCAAGCACAACAAAGAT ATCCATGAGTTGAAGCTGAAGGTGCAGGACTTAGGAGGGAAGTTTAAGAAGCCCGCCCTGAGGAAGGTGCGTGTCTCTGCAGACGAGATGATGAGAGCTTTGCTGGGAACCAAACACAAAGGCTCTATGGACCTCAGGTCCAACCTCAAGTCTGTCAAGAAGGAAGACACCAACAAGGACAAAGACAAG gtGCTCACGTCTGAGGTGACTGACTGGCGTAAGAATGTGGAGGCCATGTCTGGCATGGAGGGCCGCAAGAAGATGTTCGACGCATCTGGCGGCCAGTAA
- the LOC109879211 gene encoding troponin I, slow skeletal muscle isoform X1, which translates to MADDEEQDKPRPMNPKLIDKPKSKITASRKLSLKIMLLTRAMEQLEQETQDRDEEKLSYLGERLPPLQFSGLSLAELQDLCKQLHGKIDVVDEERYDCEAKVTKHNKDIHELKLKVQDLGGKFKKPALRKVRVSADEMMRALLGTKHKGSMDLRSNLKSVKKEDTNKDKDKVLTSEVTDWRKNVEAMSGMEGRKKMFDASGGQ; encoded by the exons TGAG GAGCAAGACAAACCCAGGCCAATGAATCCCAAGTTAATTGACAAG CCGAAGTCGAAGATTACGGCTTCGCGTAAGCTCTCCCTGAAG ATCATGCTGCTCACCAGGGCGATGGAGCAGCTGGAACAGGAGACGCAGGACAGGGATGAGGAGAAACTGAGCTACCTGGGAGAGCGACTGCCCCCCTTGCAGTTCTCTGGACTGTCATTGGCTGAGCTACAG GACCTATGTAAGCAGCTCCATGGAAAGATAGATGTGGTAGATGAGGAGAGATACGACTGTGAGGCCAAAGTGACCAAGCACAACAAAGAT ATCCATGAGTTGAAGCTGAAGGTGCAGGACTTAGGAGGGAAGTTTAAGAAGCCCGCCCTGAGGAAGGTGCGTGTCTCTGCAGACGAGATGATGAGAGCTTTGCTGGGAACCAAACACAAAGGCTCTATGGACCTCAGGTCCAACCTCAAGTCTGTCAAGAAGGAAGACACCAACAAGGACAAAGACAAG gtGCTCACGTCTGAGGTGACTGACTGGCGTAAGAATGTGGAGGCCATGTCTGGCATGGAGGGCCGCAAGAAGATGTTCGACGCATCTGGCGGCCAGTAA